Proteins encoded within one genomic window of Calonectris borealis chromosome 1, bCalBor7.hap1.2, whole genome shotgun sequence:
- the SSTR3 gene encoding somatostatin receptor type 3 isoform X1 gives MDTSAFSLPTPAVSEEGNASGSWAGFTTPNSSTTASPGVVVSGVLIPLVYLIVCVVGLAGNSLVIYVVLRHSVSESVTNVYILNLALADELFMLGLPFLAAQNALSYWPFGSFMCRLVMAVDAINQFTSIFCLTVMSVDRYLAVVHPGKSSKWRTARVAKAVSATVWVLSSVVVLPVVVFSDVPLGMSTCHIQWPEPASVWRAGFIVYTATLGFFGPLLVICLCYLLIVVKVRSSGRRVRALSSKHKLSERRVTRMVVAVVAVFVLCWLPFYVLNIINVVCPLPEEPSLFGVYFLVVVLPYANSCANPIIYGFLSYRFKQGFRRAILRPSRRVQSQEVQACPPEKTDDEGEEGEISKITQNGLSWTLGRLMRLTWESKWDISFLHLAFFRVLLVPLHPGGRCNKGREEDNETWVGGSVSYKLKCPFPFLLPKPYCK, from the exons ATGGACACTTCTGCTTTCAGCCTCCCCACGCCGGCAGTGTCGGAGGAGGGAAATGCCTCTGGCAGCTGGGCAGGCTTCACCACCCCCAACAGCTCCACCACCGCCAGCCCTGGTGTGGTTGTCAGCGGTGTCCTCATCCCCCTGGTCTACCTCATTGTCTGCGTGGTGGGGCTGGCCGGGAATTCTCTGGTCATTTATGTGGTCCTGCGGCACTCTGTGAGCGAGTCGGTGACCAACGTCTACATCTTGAACCTGGCCCTAGCTGATGAGCTCTTCATGCTGGGCCTGCCGTTCCTGGCTGCACAGAATGCCCTGTCCTACTGGCCGTTTGGGTCTTTCATGTGCCGCCTGGTGATGGCCGTGGATGCCATCAATCAGTTCACCAGCATCTTCTGCCTGACAGTGATGAGTGTTGATCGCTACCTGGCTGTGGTCCACCCAGGGAAGTCCTCCAAATGGCGGACAGCACGGGTGGCCAAGGCTGTGAGTGCAACTGTGTGGGTTCTGTCTTCGGTAGTGGTGCTGCCCGTGGTTGTCTTCTCAGATGTCCCTTTAGGGATGAGCACATGCCACATCCAGTGGCCAGAGCCTGCCTCGGTGTGGAGAGCTGGCTTCATTGTCTACACTGCCACCCTGGGCTTCTTTGGGCCACTGCTGGTGATTTGTCTCTGCTATCTTCTTATTGTTGTGAAGGTTCGTTCCTCTGGCAGGCGAGTGAGGGCTCTGTCCTCCAAGCACAAGCTTTCAGAGCGCAGAGTGACCCGCATGGTGGTGGCTGTTGTGGCTGTCTTTGTCCTTTGCTGGCTCCCCTTCTATGTCCTCAACATAATCAATGTCGTCTGCCCACTGCCAGAGGAGCCGTCTCTCTTTGGTGTCTACTTCCTCGTGGTGGTGCTGCCGTATGCCAACAGCTGTGCCAACCCTATCATCTATGGCTTCCTCTCCTACCGTTTCAAGCAGGGCTTCCGGAGGGCCATCCTCAGGCCGTCCCGCCGAGTCCAGAGCCAGGAGGTGCAAGCATGCCCCCCAGAGAAGACTGATGATGAAGGGGAAGAGGGCGAGATCAGCAAGATCACCCAGAATG GGCTCTCATGGACTCTGGGCAGGCTGATGAGACTTACCTGGGAGAGCAAATGGGACATTTCTTTCCTGCACCTCGCATTCTTCAGGGTTCTCCTGGTGCCTCTGCACCCTGGTGGAAGGTGTAACAAGGGTAGAGAAGAAGACAACGAGACATGGGTTGGAGGCAGCGTTTCTTACAAGCTAAAAtgccctttcccttttcttctccctaaGCCTTAttgtaaataa
- the SSTR3 gene encoding somatostatin receptor type 3 isoform X2 translates to MDTSAFSLPTPAVSEEGNASGSWAGFTTPNSSTTASPGVVVSGVLIPLVYLIVCVVGLAGNSLVIYVVLRHSVSESVTNVYILNLALADELFMLGLPFLAAQNALSYWPFGSFMCRLVMAVDAINQFTSIFCLTVMSVDRYLAVVHPGKSSKWRTARVAKAVSATVWVLSSVVVLPVVVFSDVPLGMSTCHIQWPEPASVWRAGFIVYTATLGFFGPLLVICLCYLLIVVKVRSSGRRVRALSSKHKLSERRVTRMVVAVVAVFVLCWLPFYVLNIINVVCPLPEEPSLFGVYFLVVVLPYANSCANPIIYGFLSYRFKQGFRRAILRPSRRVQSQEVQACPPEKTDDEGEEGEISKITQNGNDRQEHPLSSGEGESNEQKPLPEEPVGCEKSNKLHVSYL, encoded by the coding sequence ATGGACACTTCTGCTTTCAGCCTCCCCACGCCGGCAGTGTCGGAGGAGGGAAATGCCTCTGGCAGCTGGGCAGGCTTCACCACCCCCAACAGCTCCACCACCGCCAGCCCTGGTGTGGTTGTCAGCGGTGTCCTCATCCCCCTGGTCTACCTCATTGTCTGCGTGGTGGGGCTGGCCGGGAATTCTCTGGTCATTTATGTGGTCCTGCGGCACTCTGTGAGCGAGTCGGTGACCAACGTCTACATCTTGAACCTGGCCCTAGCTGATGAGCTCTTCATGCTGGGCCTGCCGTTCCTGGCTGCACAGAATGCCCTGTCCTACTGGCCGTTTGGGTCTTTCATGTGCCGCCTGGTGATGGCCGTGGATGCCATCAATCAGTTCACCAGCATCTTCTGCCTGACAGTGATGAGTGTTGATCGCTACCTGGCTGTGGTCCACCCAGGGAAGTCCTCCAAATGGCGGACAGCACGGGTGGCCAAGGCTGTGAGTGCAACTGTGTGGGTTCTGTCTTCGGTAGTGGTGCTGCCCGTGGTTGTCTTCTCAGATGTCCCTTTAGGGATGAGCACATGCCACATCCAGTGGCCAGAGCCTGCCTCGGTGTGGAGAGCTGGCTTCATTGTCTACACTGCCACCCTGGGCTTCTTTGGGCCACTGCTGGTGATTTGTCTCTGCTATCTTCTTATTGTTGTGAAGGTTCGTTCCTCTGGCAGGCGAGTGAGGGCTCTGTCCTCCAAGCACAAGCTTTCAGAGCGCAGAGTGACCCGCATGGTGGTGGCTGTTGTGGCTGTCTTTGTCCTTTGCTGGCTCCCCTTCTATGTCCTCAACATAATCAATGTCGTCTGCCCACTGCCAGAGGAGCCGTCTCTCTTTGGTGTCTACTTCCTCGTGGTGGTGCTGCCGTATGCCAACAGCTGTGCCAACCCTATCATCTATGGCTTCCTCTCCTACCGTTTCAAGCAGGGCTTCCGGAGGGCCATCCTCAGGCCGTCCCGCCGAGTCCAGAGCCAGGAGGTGCAAGCATGCCCCCCAGAGAAGACTGATGATGAAGGGGAAGAGGGCGAGATCAGCAAGATCACCCAGAATGGTAATGACAGGCAGGAGCACCCTCTAAGCagtggggaaggagaaagcaatGAGCAAAAACCACTCCCTGAGGAGCCTGTGGGATGCGAAAAGAGCAACAAGTTGCATGTCAGTTATTTATGA